The following coding sequences are from one Triticum aestivum cultivar Chinese Spring chromosome 5A, IWGSC CS RefSeq v2.1, whole genome shotgun sequence window:
- the LOC123104908 gene encoding translation initiation factor eIF-2B subunit delta isoform X2 — MQFDDVHRVEKAKKRAIVNQSEARNRVELFRHLPQYVHGTQLPDLESKFFQLEPIHPSVYKVGLQYLSGEVSGGNGRCIAMLLAFREAIKDYSTPPNKTLSRDLTAKVGSYVSFFIECRPLSISMGNAIRFLKNRIAKLPITLSESEAKASLQSDIDRFINEKIVVADQVIVSHAITKVRDDDVLLTYGSSSVVEMFLEHAHELGRKFRVIVVDSRPKLEGQGLLRRLVAKGINCTYTHINAVSYIMHEVTRVFLGASSILSNGTVYSRVGTASVAMVAHAFGIPVLVCCEAYKFDERVQIDSICANELGDPDVISKIPGRADLGDLKNWADNENLQLLNLTYDATPSDYVSMIITDYGMLPPTSVPVIVREYRKEQLWV; from the exons ATGCAGTTTGATGACGTGCATCGGGTGGAGAAAGCAAAGAAACGTGCAATTGTCAACCAATCAGAGGCTCGAAACAGAGTTGAATTGTTTAGGCATCTGCCACAGTACGTCCATGGCACTCAACTTCCTGACCTCGAGTCAAAATTCTTTCAACTGGAACCAATTCATCCTTCTGTATACAAG GTCGGGCTCCAATATTTGTCTGGTGAGGTATCTGGTGGCAATGGTCGTTGCATAGCAATGCTTCTTGCGTTCAGGGAGGCAATAAAAGATTACTCCACACCGCCAAATAAAACTCTCAGCAGAGACCTTACTGCAAAAGTTGGTAGCTATGTGTCATTTTTTATCGAGTGCCGTCCACTCTCAATTAGCATGGGCAATGCTATCAGGTTCCTGAAAAACAGGATTGCCAAGCTACCAATTACATTGTCAGAGTCAGAAGCCAAGGCCAGTCTTCAGTCTGATATTGATCGTTTTATTAATGAGAAGATAGTTGTTGCAGATCAGGTTATTGTCAGTCATGCTATCACAAAAGTCAGAGACGATGATGTCTTGCTAACATATGGGTCATCATCAGTTGTTGAAATGTTTTTGGAGCATGCTCATGAACTTGGTAGGAAGTTCCGTGTTATAGTGGTGGATTCTCGTCCCAAGCTCGAGGGGCAAGGATTACTGCGTAGATTAGTGGCGAAGGGCATTAACTGCACATATACTCATATAAATGCAGTTTCATACATCATGCATGAAGTTACAAGAGTCTTCTTGGGTGCATCCTCAATATTATCAAATGGAACAGTTTATTCCCGAGTTGGCACAGCATCCGTGGCTATGGTGGCACATGCATTTGGAATTCCTGTTTTGGTTTGCTGCGAGGCATACAAATTTGATGAGAGGGTGCAAATTGATTCTATATGCGCTAATGAGCTTG GTGATCCAGATGTGATTTCGAAAATTCCTGGGAGGGCAGATTTGGGCGATCTTAAGAACTGGGCTGACAACGAGAATCTCCAACTGTTAAATCTCAC GTATGATGCAACCCCTTCTGATTATGTGTCGATGATCATAACGGATTATGGAATG